In a genomic window of Halobiforma lacisalsi AJ5:
- a CDS encoding HVO_0649 family zinc finger protein: MSAYRSPFDRLRQKFEESTVECGHCGYRDTEAGWRVTATGSRVQYQFVCPSCDGVETREMRL; encoded by the coding sequence ATGTCAGCATACCGATCACCCTTCGACCGGCTCCGCCAGAAGTTCGAGGAGTCGACCGTCGAGTGCGGGCACTGTGGCTACCGCGACACGGAGGCCGGATGGCGAGTGACGGCGACGGGGAGTCGTGTCCAGTACCAGTTCGTCTGTCCGTCCTGTGACGGCGTCGAGACACGGGAGATGCGGCTGTAA
- a CDS encoding archaeosine biosynthesis radical SAM protein RaSEA → MSQPTPEVYEQGKGMDAHNQVMREIRSRKEASYDPHEPTRVWLDEDNTPGGVKRSLTIILNTGGCRWARAGGCTMCGYVAESVDGGSVSHEALMDQIEVCLEHEADNADETADLIKIYTSGSFLDEREVGAETRRAIADTFADRDRIVVESLPDFVDREKIADFTQHGIDTDVAIGLETATDRVRHDCVNKYFDFADFEEACAEAAAANEDADDADAGIKAYLLMKPPFLTESEAVEDMISSIERCADVSGCHTVSMNPCNVQRYTMVDDLYFSDGYRPPWMWSIAHVLEETADVDAIVVSDPVGHGSDRGPHNCGECDDLVQKAIKDFDLRQDPSVFEQVSCECELTWETVMERERSFNQPLTR, encoded by the coding sequence ATGAGTCAACCCACGCCCGAAGTCTACGAGCAGGGCAAGGGCATGGACGCCCACAACCAGGTAATGCGCGAGATTCGTTCGCGCAAGGAGGCCAGCTACGACCCCCACGAGCCGACCCGCGTCTGGCTCGACGAGGACAACACCCCCGGCGGCGTCAAACGGAGCCTGACGATCATCCTGAACACCGGCGGTTGCCGGTGGGCCCGTGCCGGTGGCTGTACCATGTGTGGCTACGTCGCCGAGAGCGTCGACGGCGGGAGCGTCTCTCACGAAGCACTGATGGACCAGATCGAGGTCTGTCTCGAGCACGAAGCGGACAACGCCGACGAGACGGCCGACCTCATCAAGATCTATACCTCCGGTTCGTTCCTCGACGAACGCGAGGTCGGTGCCGAAACTCGCAGGGCGATCGCCGACACCTTCGCCGACCGCGACCGGATCGTCGTCGAGTCGCTGCCGGACTTCGTCGATCGCGAGAAGATCGCCGACTTCACCCAGCACGGCATCGATACCGACGTCGCGATCGGCCTCGAGACGGCGACCGACCGCGTGCGCCACGACTGCGTAAACAAGTACTTCGACTTCGCGGACTTCGAGGAGGCCTGTGCCGAGGCTGCCGCCGCGAACGAGGACGCCGACGACGCCGACGCAGGCATCAAGGCCTACCTCCTCATGAAACCGCCGTTCCTCACCGAATCGGAAGCGGTCGAGGACATGATATCCTCGATCGAACGCTGTGCCGACGTCTCCGGCTGTCACACCGTCTCGATGAACCCCTGTAACGTCCAGCGGTACACGATGGTCGACGACCTCTACTTCTCGGACGGCTACCGGCCGCCGTGGATGTGGTCGATCGCCCACGTCCTCGAGGAGACGGCCGACGTCGACGCCATCGTCGTCTCGGACCCGGTCGGTCACGGCTCCGACCGCGGCCCGCACAACTGCGGGGAGTGCGACGACCTCGTCCAGAAGGCGATCAAGGACTTCGACCTGCGCCAGGACCCGTCGGTCTTCGAGCAGGTTTCCTGTGAATGCGAACTGACCTGGGAGACGGTCATGGAACGCGAGCGGAGTTTCAACCAGCCGCTGACGCGGTAG
- a CDS encoding PAS domain S-box protein, whose translation MTGRTRVVFADDTPPEGLESPPDDGTDDTGTIDGAVTTVVDGVRDCLEALPSADCVVVADLPETDPVDLCEQIHDRRPDVPIVAFPADGSEALAGELVAAGVDGYVPRSQGLDTLSRRIRELASSEPGSSADGDAPETRDPNPERNGTEDPPVTAINTIETLESAMALDPDYVGGADERSDSSSSSSSSSSSSSSSSSSTDDGTDSVRVDEALDRFFEGIPLAVVEWNREFEAVGWSATATGLFGYSAEEALGTSAFELLIPESERDIAREYWSELIDCQYGRGPSTQINRNVCADGSTIVCEWVNTPIFDGDEIVGVLSYARDVSEEHKRANALEALQVTSHELIRAESAERIAEIVMDATETVLEQPLGTIYLYDEEAGHLELEGATSELAAVAADVPPVEPGDSEFWTAYADGESIVLTDVSSDETPVEFEPDADVSLGNAILHPVGEHGLLTIASSGEDRLDPTDIHLVRVLAATVEAALDRTVRTRELARTETIVEAVGDGVYALDADGRFVTVNDRLAAVTGYDRDDLLGSHVSTILTDESDARRRKRVRALSSVGEGGIATYEATLEANDGGTVPCEINTTLWRPERDDGTDDSVRSAATDRTGTVGIVRDVTDRKRMQREIIEQKAKIESLHAIASRLDDCDDGDEVCELAVEAAEDVLNFDACAVYLADEDDDSLVKRALSSAFDDQYERRIPLDRGIAGKTYRNEQTYRIEDVGERDDARPATERFRSALSVPIGDRGVFQAASTEYDAFDDDDKELAELLLSHVSDALERLAFEAELRTERDRFAALFENVPDAVVSSRYVDEGAQPIVEAVNPAFERVFGYEESELIGESIDDYIVPSDRGDEAERINRTGSQGDTVEMEVKRRTTDGLRDFMLRLAPMETDGYSERTFGVYTDITERKQHRKRVEILNRVLRHDLRNGMNIIDGCAQLLLEELRSLENDPEVEIDVDGCEHARAIQERANELIELAEKTRGVERTLERGDSATSRIDPGALVSDAVARLEREYPHAEVTTSVPDDCTARGTEFLETALFQVLENAVEHNDTPQPSIEVTVADAAEDGMVRVSVADDGPGIPVEERELLQEDREITQLRHASGLGLWLVNWVVTHSGGRLSFSENGSRGAVVTIELPRAEFDGDGGDGNGERDRGRRRGRDWEPETDPGA comes from the coding sequence ATGACTGGTCGAACCCGCGTCGTCTTCGCCGACGATACACCACCGGAGGGACTCGAGTCTCCGCCCGACGACGGAACGGACGACACCGGCACTATCGACGGTGCCGTCACGACAGTCGTCGACGGCGTTCGGGACTGCCTGGAGGCTCTCCCGAGTGCAGACTGCGTAGTCGTCGCTGACCTCCCGGAGACCGATCCCGTGGATCTCTGTGAACAGATCCACGACCGGCGGCCGGACGTTCCGATCGTCGCCTTCCCGGCCGACGGGAGCGAAGCCCTCGCGGGCGAACTCGTCGCCGCGGGGGTCGACGGCTACGTTCCGCGCTCGCAGGGTCTGGACACCCTCTCGAGGCGGATCCGCGAGCTAGCTTCCTCGGAACCGGGCTCGTCCGCGGACGGTGACGCCCCGGAAACGCGTGACCCGAACCCGGAACGCAACGGAACCGAGGACCCGCCCGTCACCGCAATTAACACGATCGAGACCCTCGAGTCCGCGATGGCTCTCGATCCGGACTACGTCGGCGGCGCGGACGAACGGTCGGACTCCTCTTCGTCTTCCTCGTCTTCTTCGTCCTCCTCGTCCTCCTCGTCCTCCTCGACGGACGACGGTACCGACTCGGTCCGCGTCGACGAAGCTCTCGACAGGTTCTTCGAGGGGATTCCCCTCGCCGTCGTCGAGTGGAACCGCGAGTTCGAGGCGGTCGGCTGGAGCGCCACCGCGACGGGTCTGTTCGGCTACAGCGCGGAAGAGGCGCTCGGGACCTCCGCCTTCGAGTTACTGATCCCGGAGTCCGAACGCGACATCGCCCGCGAGTACTGGTCCGAACTTATCGACTGCCAGTACGGCCGCGGCCCTTCCACGCAGATCAATCGGAACGTCTGTGCGGACGGCTCGACCATCGTCTGTGAGTGGGTTAACACCCCCATTTTCGACGGCGACGAGATCGTCGGCGTTCTCTCGTATGCTCGCGACGTCTCGGAAGAACACAAGCGAGCGAACGCCCTCGAGGCGCTCCAGGTGACCTCCCACGAACTCATCCGGGCCGAATCCGCCGAACGAATCGCGGAGATCGTGATGGACGCGACCGAAACGGTCCTCGAACAGCCCCTCGGGACGATCTACCTCTACGACGAGGAGGCCGGGCACCTCGAACTCGAGGGCGCTACCTCGGAACTCGCGGCCGTCGCGGCCGACGTCCCGCCGGTCGAACCCGGCGACTCCGAGTTCTGGACGGCCTACGCCGACGGGGAGTCGATCGTTCTTACGGACGTCTCGAGCGACGAAACCCCGGTCGAGTTCGAACCGGATGCCGACGTCTCGCTGGGGAACGCGATCTTGCATCCCGTCGGGGAGCATGGCCTGCTGACCATCGCGTCCTCGGGAGAGGATCGTCTCGATCCCACGGATATCCACCTCGTGCGAGTCCTGGCGGCGACGGTCGAGGCAGCGCTCGACCGGACGGTTCGGACCCGGGAACTCGCACGGACCGAGACGATCGTGGAAGCCGTCGGCGACGGGGTCTACGCGCTCGACGCCGACGGCCGGTTCGTAACGGTCAACGATCGGTTAGCTGCAGTGACGGGGTACGACCGGGACGACCTCCTCGGAAGCCACGTCTCGACGATCCTCACCGACGAAAGCGACGCCCGCCGGCGCAAGCGCGTCCGCGCGCTCTCGTCGGTCGGCGAGGGCGGCATCGCGACCTACGAGGCGACTCTCGAGGCGAACGACGGGGGGACGGTACCCTGCGAGATCAATACGACGTTGTGGCGACCGGAGAGAGACGACGGGACGGACGATTCCGTTCGGTCGGCAGCCACGGACCGAACGGGAACCGTCGGCATCGTTCGCGACGTCACCGACCGCAAACGAATGCAACGGGAGATCATCGAGCAGAAAGCGAAGATCGAGAGCCTTCACGCGATCGCGTCCCGTCTCGACGACTGTGACGACGGGGACGAGGTCTGCGAACTCGCCGTCGAAGCCGCCGAGGACGTGCTGAACTTCGACGCCTGCGCGGTCTATCTCGCCGACGAGGACGACGACTCGCTGGTCAAGCGGGCACTCTCCTCGGCGTTCGACGACCAGTACGAACGGCGCATCCCGCTCGATCGGGGGATCGCCGGCAAGACGTATCGAAACGAACAGACCTACCGCATCGAGGACGTCGGCGAGCGGGACGACGCTCGCCCGGCGACGGAGCGGTTCCGGTCGGCCCTGAGCGTTCCCATCGGCGATCGAGGGGTGTTCCAGGCCGCATCCACGGAGTACGACGCGTTCGACGACGACGACAAGGAACTCGCCGAGCTCCTGCTGTCACACGTCTCCGATGCGCTCGAGCGGCTGGCCTTCGAGGCGGAGTTGCGCACCGAGCGCGACCGCTTCGCGGCGCTTTTCGAGAACGTCCCGGACGCCGTCGTCAGTTCGCGATACGTCGACGAGGGGGCCCAGCCGATCGTCGAGGCCGTCAACCCGGCGTTCGAACGTGTCTTCGGCTACGAGGAGTCCGAGTTGATCGGCGAATCCATCGACGACTATATCGTCCCCTCCGACCGCGGGGACGAAGCCGAACGCATCAACCGGACCGGCAGCCAGGGCGACACCGTCGAGATGGAGGTCAAACGCCGGACGACCGACGGGCTACGCGATTTCATGCTCCGGCTGGCCCCGATGGAGACCGACGGCTACTCCGAGCGAACCTTCGGCGTCTATACCGATATCACCGAGCGAAAACAGCACCGCAAGCGCGTCGAGATCCTCAACCGGGTGTTGCGTCACGACCTGCGCAACGGGATGAACATCATCGATGGCTGTGCGCAACTGCTTCTCGAGGAACTCCGGTCTCTCGAGAACGACCCCGAGGTCGAAATCGACGTCGACGGGTGCGAACACGCCCGGGCGATCCAGGAACGAGCGAACGAACTCATCGAACTCGCGGAGAAGACCCGCGGAGTCGAACGCACCCTCGAGCGCGGCGATTCGGCGACCAGTCGGATCGATCCCGGTGCGCTGGTGTCCGACGCGGTCGCGCGACTCGAGCGGGAGTACCCCCACGCCGAGGTGACGACCTCGGTTCCCGACGACTGTACAGCCAGGGGGACCGAGTTCCTCGAGACGGCGCTGTTCCAGGTGCTCGAGAACGCGGTCGAGCACAACGACACCCCGCAGCCGTCGATCGAGGTGACCGTCGCGGACGCGGCTGAGGACGGGATGGTCCGGGTCTCGGTCGCCGACGATGGGCCGGGTATCCCGGTCGAGGAACGCGAACTCCTGCAGGAGGACCGCGAGATCACGCAGTTGCGCCACGCGAGCGGCCTGGGGCTGTGGCTCGTCAACTGGGTGGTCACCCACTCGGGCGGTCGACTCTCGTTTTCGGAGAACGGCTCGCGGGGGGCAGTAGTGACGATCGAGTTGCCGCGGGCGGAGTTCGACGGGGACGGCGGGGACGGAAACGGAGAGCGAGACCGGGGTCGGCGTCGAGGTCGTGACTGGGAACCGGAGACCGACCCCGGGGCGTAG
- the purQ gene encoding phosphoribosylformylglycinamidine synthase I, translating to MTVSIVRFGGSNCDRDAKRALEHLGIDAEIVWHEDGLPADTDGIVLPGGFSYGDYLRAGAMAARAPIMEEVREAASDGVPVLGVCNGAQIGCESGLTPGAFTTNESARFQCEHVHLRVERADTPWTAAYEEGEVIEVPIAHGEGRYEIADDRLAALEAEDRVLFRYCDEYGEVGPHANPNGSKHDVAGVLGDRDTVAVLMPHPERATLPDVGPTDGQGVLRAFE from the coding sequence GTGACGGTTTCGATCGTCCGCTTCGGCGGTTCGAACTGCGACCGCGACGCGAAACGCGCCCTCGAGCACCTCGGGATCGACGCCGAAATCGTCTGGCACGAGGACGGCCTCCCCGCCGATACCGACGGAATCGTCCTCCCGGGCGGGTTCTCCTACGGCGACTACCTCAGGGCCGGCGCGATGGCCGCCCGCGCACCGATCATGGAAGAGGTCCGCGAGGCCGCGAGCGACGGGGTCCCGGTCCTGGGCGTCTGTAACGGAGCCCAGATCGGCTGTGAGTCCGGCCTGACGCCGGGGGCGTTCACGACGAACGAGAGTGCCCGCTTCCAGTGCGAGCACGTCCACCTGCGGGTCGAACGGGCCGACACCCCCTGGACCGCCGCCTACGAGGAAGGCGAGGTCATCGAGGTACCGATCGCCCACGGCGAGGGCCGCTACGAGATCGCCGACGACCGGCTGGCGGCACTCGAAGCCGAGGACCGAGTCCTCTTCCGGTACTGCGACGAGTACGGCGAGGTCGGACCGCACGCGAACCCGAACGGGTCGAAACACGACGTCGCGGGCGTGCTCGGCGATCGAGACACCGTCGCCGTCCTGATGCCCCATCCGGAACGCGCGACGCTGCCGGACGTGGGTCCCACGGACGGACAGGGGGTTCTCCGGGCGTTCGAGTAG
- the purS gene encoding phosphoribosylformylglycinamidine synthase subunit PurS: MTAYTATVTVRLKRGVLDPEAETTKQALERLGFELEELRSSDRFEIDLEAPSADAARERADEMAERLLANPTIHDYDVEVDER, encoded by the coding sequence ATGACGGCCTACACCGCCACGGTGACGGTTCGACTCAAACGCGGCGTCCTGGATCCCGAGGCCGAGACCACGAAGCAGGCATTAGAGCGGCTCGGCTTCGAACTCGAGGAACTGCGCTCGTCGGATCGGTTCGAGATCGACCTCGAGGCTCCCTCTGCGGACGCGGCCCGCGAGCGCGCCGACGAGATGGCCGAACGGCTGCTGGCGAACCCGACCATCCACGACTACGACGTGGAGGTCGACGAACGGTAG
- a CDS encoding rhodanese-like domain-containing protein, whose product MSKISPPELEQLLEGDDRIHVLDIRPRETYQQSHIDGSRNVPVYDDLRAGDDSKLRGSLSRIPDDTTVVTVCKAGIVARKATAVLEEDGYDAATLAGGMRRWRGYQNGSLGYRLRAAVGGLLP is encoded by the coding sequence ATGAGCAAGATCAGCCCGCCCGAACTCGAGCAACTGCTCGAGGGGGACGACCGGATTCACGTCCTCGACATTCGGCCGCGGGAGACATACCAGCAGTCGCACATCGATGGAAGTCGGAACGTCCCCGTCTACGACGATCTTCGGGCCGGGGACGACTCGAAGTTGCGGGGTTCGTTGTCGCGAATCCCCGACGATACCACCGTCGTCACGGTCTGTAAAGCGGGGATCGTTGCCCGGAAAGCGACCGCCGTCCTCGAGGAGGATGGGTACGACGCGGCTACGCTCGCCGGCGGGATGCGTCGCTGGAGAGGGTATCAGAACGGCTCGCTCGGCTATCGGTTGCGGGCCGCGGTCGGCGGACTCCTCCCCTGA
- a CDS encoding formyltetrahydrofolate deformylase, with translation MTTDLTEITVIGDDDTGLIANVTSLLFERGINIEDLDQAVRDGVFRMYLAVDTSEMVCTEAKLREDLHDLGDDLGLDVQVRFPADREDQQIAVLVTKESHCLEALFEAWANDDLGAEIGVVIGNHDDLQPLAEHYGVPFHDIGTENGQQNEDRLLELLAEYDADLIVLARYMRILSPNVVFRYEDRIINVHPSLLPAFPGAEAYRQAVEEGVRVAGVTAHYVTTDLDQGPIITQRAFDVPDDADVAEMKRRGQPLEAEALLEAVRLHLNGDVSVHRGRTSVRENGDEYQLGLPSAIDDATPDRPVDGIGDAIADD, from the coding sequence ATGACGACCGACCTGACCGAAATCACGGTGATCGGAGACGACGACACCGGACTGATCGCGAACGTGACCAGCCTCCTGTTCGAGCGCGGAATCAACATCGAGGACCTCGACCAGGCGGTCCGGGACGGCGTTTTCCGGATGTACCTCGCCGTCGACACCTCGGAGATGGTCTGTACCGAGGCGAAACTCCGCGAGGACCTCCACGACCTTGGCGACGACCTCGGACTCGACGTCCAGGTCCGGTTCCCCGCCGACCGCGAGGACCAGCAGATCGCCGTCCTCGTCACCAAGGAGAGCCACTGTCTCGAGGCACTGTTCGAGGCCTGGGCCAACGACGACCTCGGCGCGGAGATCGGGGTCGTCATCGGCAACCACGACGACCTCCAGCCGCTGGCGGAACACTACGGCGTCCCGTTCCACGACATCGGTACCGAAAACGGCCAGCAAAACGAGGACCGACTCCTCGAACTGCTCGCGGAGTACGACGCCGACCTCATCGTCCTCGCGCGGTACATGCGGATCCTCAGCCCGAACGTCGTCTTCCGCTACGAGGATCGGATCATCAACGTCCACCCCTCGCTGCTGCCGGCCTTCCCCGGTGCCGAGGCTTACCGACAGGCCGTCGAGGAGGGCGTTCGGGTTGCCGGCGTCACGGCCCACTACGTGACGACCGACCTCGACCAGGGGCCGATCATCACCCAGCGAGCCTTCGACGTCCCCGACGATGCCGACGTCGCCGAAATGAAACGCCGCGGCCAGCCCCTCGAGGCCGAGGCCCTGCTCGAGGCGGTGCGGCTGCACCTGAACGGCGACGTCTCGGTCCACCGCGGCCGAACGAGCGTCCGGGAGAACGGCGACGAGTACCAGCTCGGCCTCCCGTCAGCGATCGACGACGCGACGCCCGACCGCCCGGTCGACGGCATCGGGGACGCGATCGCCGACGACTGA
- a CDS encoding DUF7556 family protein, giving the protein MTPNPGSIGKLPADGGEIVAAIDEIDGRPHLVIADIARDDAWISVAADDAAPLPDWE; this is encoded by the coding sequence ATGACGCCCAATCCAGGCTCTATCGGCAAGTTGCCGGCGGACGGCGGTGAGATCGTGGCGGCGATCGACGAGATCGACGGCCGACCACATCTCGTCATCGCCGATATCGCCCGGGACGACGCCTGGATCTCGGTAGCGGCGGACGACGCCGCGCCGCTGCCGGACTGGGAGTGA
- a CDS encoding acetamidase/formamidase family protein has protein sequence MAQREVQQELSVDQYTLGLVGPDREWAGTVADGGTIETYTPPACWGPMITPSFRGGHEVTRPIRVENAEVGDAIALKIREIEVTSMATSTGTMREREAAFEDDPFVDHRCPECGTEWPESVVEGTGEDAIRCKECGANASSFGFEYGYTVAFDEDRTVGVTMDADGAHELATDAEEVMDIPENSRQHPILLYEPSEMPGTLGRLRPFIGNVGTTPPVELPDSHNAGDFGQFLIGADHDWGLESEADLEERTDGHMDVPEVRAGATLICPVKVDGGGVYVGDLHANQGDGELSLHTTDVSGTVRMDVEVIEDLEIDGPILLPNEEDLPFISTPYSDEERKAGRELAEKHGVDLEDDMGPIQVIGSGATINDATENAFDRAGDLLGMSEGEVRSRCTFTGGVQIGRLPGVVQLDMLAPMDVLEDRGMAHLVREQYDL, from the coding sequence ATGGCACAACGTGAAGTCCAACAGGAGCTATCGGTCGACCAGTACACGCTCGGGCTGGTCGGCCCGGACCGGGAGTGGGCCGGAACGGTCGCCGACGGCGGGACGATCGAGACGTACACCCCGCCGGCCTGTTGGGGGCCGATGATCACGCCCTCGTTCCGGGGCGGACACGAGGTCACGCGGCCGATCCGGGTCGAGAACGCCGAGGTCGGCGACGCGATCGCCCTGAAGATCAGGGAGATCGAGGTCACGAGCATGGCCACCAGCACCGGGACGATGCGCGAACGGGAGGCGGCATTCGAGGACGACCCGTTCGTCGACCACCGCTGTCCCGAGTGCGGGACGGAGTGGCCCGAGTCGGTCGTCGAGGGCACCGGCGAGGACGCGATCCGCTGCAAGGAGTGTGGCGCGAACGCCTCGTCGTTCGGCTTCGAGTACGGCTACACCGTGGCCTTCGACGAGGACCGTACCGTCGGCGTGACGATGGACGCCGACGGCGCACACGAACTCGCGACCGACGCCGAGGAGGTCATGGACATCCCCGAGAACTCCCGGCAACACCCCATCCTGCTGTACGAACCCTCGGAGATGCCCGGCACGCTCGGACGGCTGCGCCCCTTTATCGGCAACGTCGGGACGACCCCGCCCGTGGAACTGCCCGACTCCCACAACGCTGGCGATTTCGGCCAGTTCCTGATCGGTGCCGACCACGACTGGGGTCTCGAGAGCGAGGCCGACCTCGAGGAGCGGACGGACGGCCACATGGACGTACCCGAGGTTCGGGCCGGTGCGACGCTGATCTGTCCCGTCAAGGTCGACGGCGGCGGCGTCTACGTCGGCGACCTTCACGCCAACCAGGGCGACGGCGAACTCTCACTGCACACGACCGACGTCAGCGGCACGGTCCGGATGGACGTCGAGGTGATCGAGGACCTCGAGATCGACGGGCCGATCCTCCTGCCTAACGAGGAGGATCTGCCGTTCATCTCGACACCCTACAGCGACGAGGAACGTAAGGCGGGCCGCGAACTCGCCGAGAAGCATGGCGTCGACCTCGAGGACGACATGGGGCCGATCCAGGTGATCGGCTCCGGCGCGACGATCAACGACGCGACCGAGAACGCGTTCGACCGGGCCGGCGACCTTCTCGGCATGAGCGAGGGCGAGGTCCGGTCGCGATGTACGTTCACAGGCGGCGTCCAGATCGGCCGACTACCGGGCGTCGTCCAGTTGGACATGCTCGCACCGATGGACGTCCTCGAGGATCGCGGGATGGCCCATCTGGTGCGAGAGCAGTACGACCTCTAA
- a CDS encoding phosphoribosylaminoimidazolesuccinocarboxamide synthase codes for MTSVKEFRIETPATESRLGRGSFVFTDDYSVFDWGKMPDTIPQKGASLCTMGAYNFERLESAGIPTHYRGVVPDDADEPVPLEEVDEPPREMAIELTQVPDLPNDGREYDYDSYHADAGENYLIPLEVVFRNRVPVGSSLRRRTDPADHGLELDSWPNEPVDLEEPVVEFSTKYEESDRYLDREEADAIAGKAGIDDLESLAREVNRIVTERAEEAGLDHQDGKIECCYYDGEIRVADVVGTFDENRFSYEGTQLSKEVLRQYHKRTQPEWVQAVEQAKAEAKHEGVADWKSLCDETPDPLEESVLETARDMYCAGANAYIGRELFDAPPLSKAIGAVRRL; via the coding sequence GTGACGAGCGTCAAGGAGTTCCGGATCGAAACGCCCGCGACCGAGAGCCGACTCGGCCGAGGGTCGTTCGTCTTCACCGACGACTACTCCGTCTTCGACTGGGGGAAGATGCCCGACACGATCCCCCAGAAGGGCGCGAGCCTCTGTACGATGGGCGCGTACAACTTCGAGCGCCTCGAGTCCGCGGGGATCCCGACCCATTACCGGGGGGTCGTCCCCGACGACGCGGACGAACCCGTCCCTCTCGAGGAGGTCGACGAACCGCCCCGCGAGATGGCTATCGAGTTGACGCAGGTTCCCGACCTCCCCAACGACGGCCGCGAATACGACTACGACAGCTATCACGCCGACGCCGGCGAGAACTACCTGATCCCCCTCGAGGTCGTCTTCCGCAACCGGGTTCCCGTCGGCTCCAGCCTCCGACGGCGCACCGACCCCGCCGACCACGGTCTCGAGCTCGATAGCTGGCCGAACGAACCCGTCGACCTCGAGGAGCCGGTCGTCGAGTTCTCGACGAAGTACGAGGAGAGCGACCGCTACCTCGACCGCGAGGAGGCCGACGCTATCGCCGGAAAAGCGGGGATCGACGACCTCGAGTCACTCGCCCGCGAGGTCAACCGGATCGTCACCGAACGCGCCGAGGAAGCCGGGCTCGACCACCAGGACGGGAAGATCGAGTGTTGTTACTACGACGGCGAGATCCGCGTGGCCGACGTCGTCGGCACCTTCGACGAGAACCGCTTCAGCTACGAGGGGACCCAGCTCTCGAAGGAAGTGCTGCGCCAGTATCACAAGCGCACCCAGCCCGAGTGGGTCCAGGCCGTCGAGCAAGCCAAGGCCGAGGCGAAACACGAGGGCGTCGCAGACTGGAAGTCCCTCTGTGACGAAACGCCCGACCCGCTCGAGGAGAGCGTCCTCGAGACCGCACGCGACATGTACTGTGCCGGGGCCAATGCCTACATCGGCCGAGAGCTGTTCGACGCGCCGCCGCTCTCGAAGGCGATCGGTGCCGTGCGGCGGCTGTAG